The following proteins are encoded in a genomic region of Chloracidobacterium sp.:
- the udk gene encoding uridine kinase: protein MIIGICGGTGSGKTTIARAIVDSIGADKVVLVEQDSYYRNLSDMPLDERHQANFDHPDSIDSDMLVNHLQRLKQGLAVEMPLYDFKTHTRSSKIEVIEPRPVVLVEGILIFTEPRVLDLLDVRIFVDTPDDIRLMRRLKRDFVERGRTYERTLEQYERTIRPMHFEFVEPSKRYADIIIPEGGQLGVGVDLVCGLVHRKLNEESGDK from the coding sequence ATGATCATTGGAATATGCGGCGGCACCGGTTCGGGCAAGACGACCATTGCTCGTGCGATAGTTGACAGCATCGGCGCCGACAAGGTCGTGTTGGTAGAACAAGATTCGTATTACCGAAACCTTTCTGACATGCCGCTCGATGAACGGCATCAGGCAAACTTCGATCATCCCGACTCGATCGACAGCGATATGCTCGTCAACCATCTTCAGCGGCTGAAACAAGGCCTGGCGGTCGAGATGCCGCTCTACGATTTTAAGACGCATACCCGAAGCAGCAAGATCGAAGTGATCGAGCCGAGGCCCGTCGTCCTTGTCGAAGGCATTCTGATCTTTACAGAACCGCGTGTACTTGACCTGCTTGATGTGCGCATCTTTGTTGATACGCCGGATGATATCAGGCTGATGAGGCGGCTGAAACGCGACTTTGTCGAGCGCGGCCGCACATATGAGCGGACACTCGAACAATACGAACGCACGATCCGCCCGATGCACTTCGAATTCGTCGAACCGTCAAAACGCTACGCCGATATCATAATTCCGGAGGGCGGCCAGCTTGGCGTCGGCGTCGATCTCGTATGCGGCCTGGTGCATCGAAAATTGAATGAGGAGAGCGGCGATAAATGA
- a CDS encoding purine-nucleoside phosphorylase yields the protein MSYEEAARAADHIRQRFPHEINTAIVLGSGLGAFADEAEDAVKIPYEEIPGFARSTVEGHAGQLVLGKISGINVVIQQGRFHYYEGYAMEQVMLPVRAFGVMGVKNLILTNAAGSLNSDMLPGSLMLITDHLNCLGINPLRGPNDDRFGPRFPDMTAVYDREFAEIADTEARAIAHERFEKGIDPERIDLLHRGIYCALSGPTYETPAEIRMYRQLGADAVGMSTVPEAIAARHIGMRILGISCITNLGAGMSGEAINHAEVMETGDRVADVFKELLRRIIGRIS from the coding sequence ATGTCCTACGAAGAAGCCGCCAGAGCCGCCGATCATATTCGCCAGCGATTTCCGCATGAGATAAATACCGCGATCGTACTCGGCAGCGGTCTCGGTGCTTTTGCCGATGAGGCCGAGGATGCGGTAAAGATACCGTACGAAGAGATACCGGGATTTGCACGCTCGACCGTCGAAGGCCACGCGGGACAACTCGTCCTTGGCAAGATCAGCGGCATAAATGTCGTCATCCAGCAGGGTCGCTTCCATTATTACGAAGGCTATGCGATGGAGCAGGTGATGCTTCCTGTACGGGCGTTCGGCGTTATGGGCGTCAAGAACCTCATTCTTACAAACGCCGCGGGCAGCCTCAACAGCGATATGCTGCCGGGCAGCCTTATGCTCATCACCGACCATTTGAACTGCCTCGGCATCAATCCGCTTCGAGGGCCGAACGACGACCGTTTCGGGCCTCGCTTTCCTGATATGACGGCGGTCTATGACCGTGAATTCGCCGAAATTGCCGACACTGAGGCTCGTGCGATAGCCCATGAGCGATTCGAGAAGGGCATCGATCCCGAGCGGATCGACCTGCTTCACCGCGGCATATACTGCGCTCTTTCAGGCCCGACGTACGAGACACCCGCCGAGATTCGAATGTACCGGCAGTTGGGTGCTGACGCCGTAGGAATGTCAACCGTGCCCGAGGCGATCGCGGCGCGGCATATCGGTATGCGTATCCTTGGGATCTCGTGTATTACGAATTTGGGCGCGGGAATGAGCGGCGAGGCTATCAACCATGCCGAAGTGATGGAAACGGGCGACAGGGTTGCTGACGTTTTCAAGGAGCTCTTGCGGCGGATCATCGGCCGCATTAGCTGA
- the grpE gene encoding nucleotide exchange factor GrpE — MSEEAVEFDEYDGKIPVIDKRRFNTDGEMVADAEPEKPAEPPRSAAESALEAKLKAEIERREAAEAKLVGVQAKFEELKASLERDTADMRDRMKRSLEAKAAEAQFTFLSSLLPVLDNLNLAIESSLTDASVDHLREGVVGTARSFEQALESVGVVAIASVGMKFDPELHEALDMAPAAPEDDGKVLTEYRRGYKFGDRLLRAARVQVGRSSGASQGE; from the coding sequence ATGAGTGAAGAGGCAGTAGAATTTGACGAGTACGACGGCAAGATCCCTGTGATCGATAAACGCCGTTTCAATACAGATGGCGAAATGGTCGCAGATGCCGAGCCGGAAAAGCCGGCCGAGCCGCCGCGCTCGGCGGCCGAGAGTGCGCTCGAAGCCAAGCTAAAGGCTGAGATCGAGCGGCGCGAAGCGGCCGAGGCAAAGCTTGTCGGGGTTCAGGCAAAGTTCGAGGAGCTTAAGGCTTCGCTCGAACGCGACACCGCCGATATGCGCGACCGTATGAAGCGTTCGTTGGAGGCAAAGGCGGCTGAGGCTCAGTTCACTTTTCTGTCGTCACTCCTGCCGGTTCTCGACAACTTGAATCTTGCGATCGAATCGAGCCTGACCGATGCTTCGGTCGATCATTTGAGGGAAGGTGTTGTGGGTACGGCGCGTTCATTCGAACAGGCACTTGAATCGGTCGGCGTTGTTGCGATCGCCTCGGTCGGTATGAAATTCGACCCCGAACTGCATGAAGCACTGGATATGGCGCCGGCTGCGCCTGAAGATGACGGCAAAGTACTTACCGAATACCGACGCGGATACAAATTCGGCGACAGGCTGCTGCGTGCCGCCCGCGTTCAGGTCGGCAGAAGCAGCGGGGCTTCACAAGGCGAGTAG
- a CDS encoding ABC transporter permease, translating to MKIVNEIIWPLIAVIASFAVGAVVILILGDDPIAAYSWLLSSSFGSIGDFAWMLHYATPLIFTGLAVAVAFRCGLLNIGAEGQLYVAAFATAWIGIKLGGTVVNIAGKDQSWAWASLPWYILVPLCILAAIVVGGIWGAIPGYLKAKFGSHEVINTIMLNFIAIALVSYLTQYHYKIPGDAILQSAPIGDAAHIPQLNEFLPFIPKDVPLNVAFLLAIAMCVFVYLFLWRTKWGYELRAVGQNPSAAEYGGIDPRKQIIVAMTFSGILAGMVAIGEVLGTRHNYYDGFSAEWGFLGIAVALLGRNHPLGVFVAALFFGVLLRGEIFVDAFTAKVSKDLGWVLQAIIILFVACLQKFARK from the coding sequence ATGAAGATCGTAAATGAGATAATCTGGCCGCTGATCGCCGTTATTGCGTCATTCGCCGTCGGGGCGGTCGTGATCCTCATCCTCGGCGATGACCCGATCGCTGCGTACAGCTGGCTTTTGTCCAGCTCATTCGGTTCGATCGGCGACTTTGCGTGGATGTTGCATTACGCAACGCCGCTTATATTCACAGGGCTTGCCGTTGCCGTCGCATTCCGATGCGGCTTGTTGAATATTGGCGCCGAAGGACAGCTTTATGTTGCCGCCTTTGCGACCGCGTGGATCGGCATAAAGCTTGGCGGAACGGTCGTTAATATCGCCGGCAAAGATCAAAGCTGGGCATGGGCGAGCCTGCCGTGGTACATCCTTGTGCCGCTCTGTATATTGGCGGCTATCGTCGTCGGCGGCATTTGGGGTGCGATACCGGGCTATTTGAAGGCGAAGTTCGGCTCGCATGAGGTGATCAACACCATCATGCTGAACTTCATTGCCATCGCTCTGGTCAGCTATCTCACGCAATATCATTACAAGATTCCGGGCGATGCCATTTTGCAGTCCGCACCGATCGGCGATGCCGCGCATATCCCGCAGCTCAATGAGTTCCTGCCTTTTATACCAAAGGACGTGCCGCTGAACGTCGCATTCCTGCTTGCGATCGCGATGTGTGTCTTTGTGTATCTCTTCCTTTGGCGGACAAAGTGGGGCTACGAACTGCGTGCCGTCGGTCAGAATCCTTCGGCAGCCGAATACGGCGGCATCGACCCGCGTAAACAGATCATTGTCGCAATGACCTTCTCGGGCATTCTCGCCGGAATGGTAGCCATAGGCGAGGTGCTCGGTACACGGCATAACTATTACGACGGGTTCTCAGCCGAATGGGGCTTTCTCGGGATAGCTGTCGCTCTGCTCGGGCGCAATCATCCGCTTGGTGTTTTTGTCGCGGCGTTGTTCTTCGGCGTGCTGCTTCGCGGCGAGATATTTGTCGATGCCTTTACCGCAAAGGTCTCAAAGGATCTCGGCTGGGTGCTGCAAGCGATCATCATTTTATTCGTCGCTTGTCTTCAGAAATTTGCGAGGAAATAA
- a CDS encoding cytidine deaminase, with product MSEDKNKELIDKALAVRENAHAPFSGFRVGAAVEAEDGTTFTGCNVESASFGLTVCAERVAIWKGISHGEKRFKRIAVVADTEELTPPCGVCRQIIWEFCGDVPVILANLHGRSETVQMSDLLPRAFDSKFLK from the coding sequence ATGAGCGAGGATAAGAATAAGGAGCTTATCGATAAGGCGTTGGCCGTTAGGGAGAATGCTCACGCGCCCTTTTCAGGCTTTCGTGTCGGCGCCGCCGTCGAGGCTGAGGACGGCACGACCTTTACCGGCTGCAACGTCGAATCGGCCAGCTTCGGGCTGACCGTATGCGCCGAACGTGTCGCTATCTGGAAGGGCATCTCGCACGGTGAAAAACGTTTCAAACGCATTGCTGTCGTTGCCGATACCGAAGAACTAACGCCGCCTTGCGGCGTTTGCCGCCAGATAATTTGGGAATTCTGCGGCGATGTGCCTGTGATCTTGGCAAACCTGCACGGCAGATCCGAAACGGTGCAGATGAGCGATCTTCTTCCGCGTGCCTTTGACTCGAAATTTTTGAAGTAA
- a CDS encoding Hsp20/alpha crystallin family protein: MLITKYDPFREFRGLQRDMSRMLGDKFLSGIGEEAFGTAWNPKIDIYENADSMVLEAELPGMKRDDFELSFEDNVLTLKGERKFEKKTEEENYHRIERAYGEFSRSFTLPHTVTVEDAKAEFSNGMLKVTLKKREETKARKIEVTGGDADVKTIEQAKSADA; this comes from the coding sequence ATGTTGATTACAAAATATGATCCTTTTCGTGAGTTTCGCGGACTTCAGCGTGATATGAGCCGTATGCTCGGCGACAAGTTCCTGAGCGGCATCGGCGAGGAGGCGTTCGGGACCGCGTGGAATCCGAAGATCGACATTTATGAAAATGCCGATTCGATGGTGCTCGAGGCCGAGCTGCCGGGAATGAAGCGCGACGATTTTGAGCTGTCATTCGAGGATAATGTCCTCACGCTCAAGGGTGAGCGGAAATTCGAAAAGAAGACCGAGGAAGAGAACTACCACCGCATCGAGCGTGCCTACGGCGAGTTCTCGCGTTCGTTCACGCTCCCGCACACTGTAACGGTCGAGGATGCTAAGGCGGAGTTCAGCAACGGAATGCTCAAAGTCACGCTCAAGAAGCGTGAAGAGACAAAGGCCCGCAAGATCGAGGTCACCGGCGGCGATGCCGATGTGAAGACGATCGAACAGGCCAAGTCAGCCGATGCCTGA
- a CDS encoding ABC transporter permease, which produces MGELFSIALLFSAIRLATPLIFAGLGGLFSERSGVINIALEGLMLAGAFTAAVVTYHSHNPYLGFIAGMTAGAAMALVYAVSCIKFEADQVVAGMAINFLMIGVPALISGAVYDSAGSTPQISKADQLPNYFNQLSIASIIVFALVPVVWYVIYKTPFGLRIRASGENPQAADSAGVNVIRLRYLAVTISGILAGAGGAYLSIGQSSLFTRNMTAGRGFIALAALILAKWRPVPVLLACLFFGFTEALTIQIQGAPWAKIGGEEIPVQFIQMIPYVLTIIVLAGFIGHSRAPKSLGIPYRKES; this is translated from the coding sequence ATGGGCGAGCTATTTTCGATCGCATTATTGTTTTCGGCCATAAGGCTTGCGACACCGCTGATCTTTGCGGGGCTCGGCGGCCTGTTCTCAGAGCGTTCGGGTGTCATCAACATTGCGCTCGAAGGCCTTATGCTTGCCGGCGCATTTACGGCCGCGGTCGTTACATACCACTCGCACAACCCGTATCTCGGCTTTATCGCAGGTATGACAGCCGGCGCGGCGATGGCATTGGTCTATGCCGTCTCGTGCATCAAGTTCGAGGCTGATCAAGTGGTTGCGGGCATGGCGATCAATTTTCTTATGATCGGTGTACCGGCACTCATAAGCGGTGCAGTTTACGACTCGGCAGGTTCGACACCGCAGATCAGCAAGGCGGACCAACTGCCGAATTACTTCAATCAGCTTTCCATCGCCTCGATCATCGTATTCGCTCTCGTTCCCGTCGTTTGGTATGTGATCTACAAAACGCCGTTCGGCCTGCGCATACGCGCCTCGGGCGAAAATCCGCAGGCGGCGGACTCGGCGGGCGTCAATGTGATACGGCTTCGCTATCTCGCCGTGACGATCTCAGGCATACTGGCCGGAGCCGGCGGCGCGTATCTTTCGATCGGGCAATCGTCACTCTTTACGCGAAATATGACCGCAGGGCGCGGCTTTATCGCACTGGCCGCTCTCATCCTTGCGAAGTGGCGGCCTGTTCCCGTGCTTCTCGCATGCCTATTCTTCGGCTTTACCGAGGCCCTGACGATACAGATCCAGGGTGCACCGTGGGCCAAGATCGGCGGCGAAGAGATACCGGTGCAGTTCATACAGATGATCCCGTATGTACTTACGATAATCGTGCTGGCGGGCTTTATCGGGCACTCGCGGGCACCGAAGTCGCTCGGCATCCCTTACAGAAAAGAAAGTTAG
- a CDS encoding tryptophanase — MKTIIEPFKVKSTEPIKLTTREEREAYLRKANYNLFLIEAENVIIDLLTDSGTGAMSSDQWSALMRGDESYAGSRSFYRFEAVIRDIFGFDQVIPTHQGRAAERILFATMCRKGSIVPNNTHFDTTRANIEFVGAEAVDLPIAEAYEPALEHPFKGNMDTEALRRLIEQHGPERIPLVMLTVTNNSGGGQPVSMANIRGVKEICSEFGIPLYLDACRFAENAYFIKLREEGFADRSIKEIAHEMFSYADGCTMSAKKNGLANIGGFLCTRDQRLAKQEKDLLILTEGFPTYGGLAGRDLEAIATGLEEVVTESYMSFRFASIRYLGDHLSEAGVPIIRPPGGHAIYIDAHAMLPQIPQLEYPGQALAVELYREAGIRSCEIGTVMHAERDPETGAEVPARLELVRLAVPHRSYTQSHIDYVIEAILLVNERRAQIGGYRITSQPEFLRHFTAGFEPVSRHTVGAG; from the coding sequence ATGAAAACGATCATCGAGCCTTTTAAGGTGAAATCGACCGAGCCGATCAAACTTACGACGCGTGAGGAACGCGAGGCGTATCTTCGCAAGGCGAATTACAATCTGTTCCTGATCGAGGCTGAGAACGTTATCATCGACCTTTTGACCGACAGCGGTACGGGTGCGATGAGCAGCGATCAGTGGTCGGCGTTGATGCGCGGCGATGAGTCGTACGCGGGCAGCCGCAGCTTCTACCGGTTCGAAGCCGTGATACGGGACATTTTCGGTTTTGATCAGGTGATACCGACGCATCAGGGACGTGCGGCAGAGCGGATATTATTCGCAACGATGTGCAGGAAGGGAAGCATTGTCCCGAACAACACGCATTTTGATACGACGCGAGCCAACATCGAGTTCGTCGGTGCCGAAGCCGTCGATCTGCCGATAGCCGAAGCCTACGAGCCGGCGCTCGAGCATCCGTTCAAGGGCAATATGGATACCGAGGCTCTCCGGCGGCTTATCGAGCAGCACGGCCCCGAGCGAATTCCGCTCGTCATGCTCACGGTAACTAATAATTCCGGCGGCGGCCAGCCCGTTTCGATGGCAAATATCCGCGGCGTTAAGGAGATTTGCTCCGAATTCGGCATTCCGCTCTATCTCGATGCGTGCCGTTTTGCGGAGAATGCCTATTTCATCAAGCTGCGTGAAGAGGGCTTTGCCGACAGATCTATAAAAGAGATAGCTCACGAAATGTTCTCGTATGCCGACGGCTGCACGATGTCGGCAAAAAAGAACGGCCTCGCGAATATCGGCGGCTTCCTTTGCACGAGAGATCAGCGTCTTGCCAAGCAGGAGAAGGATCTGCTGATACTTACCGAAGGCTTTCCGACATACGGCGGCCTCGCGGGCCGCGACCTTGAAGCGATCGCGACCGGCCTCGAAGAAGTTGTTACCGAGAGCTATATGAGCTTTCGCTTTGCGTCGATACGGTATCTCGGCGACCATCTTTCCGAAGCGGGTGTGCCTATAATCCGTCCGCCGGGCGGGCATGCGATCTACATTGACGCTCACGCCATGCTGCCGCAGATACCGCAGCTCGAGTATCCGGGCCAGGCCCTTGCTGTCGAACTTTACCGTGAGGCAGGCATACGCTCATGCGAGATCGGCACCGTAATGCACGCCGAACGCGACCCCGAAACGGGTGCCGAAGTACCCGCACGGCTCGAACTTGTCCGCTTGGCAGTGCCGCACCGTTCGTACACGCAGAGCCATATCGACTATGTGATCGAGGCCATCCTGTTGGTGAATGAACGCCGCGCTCAGATCGGCGGCTACCGCATAACGAGCCAGCCGGAATTTCTGCGGCACTTTACGGCCGGCTTTGAGCCGGTTTCGAGACATACCGTCGGGGCCGGTTGA
- the clpB gene encoding ATP-dependent chaperone ClpB, with the protein MRFDRFTIRGQEAVQEAITLAEKAQNQQVEPEHLLAAMLQQAEGVVKPILGKIGANTQSIASDTDAAINKFPKVSGGQQYFSSRTNTIFQEAQKEAEKMQDEYISTEHLLLAIADEKEGDAGRILRSNGINRSDLEKVMTDMRGGSRITDQNAEENFQALEKYAQDLTERARKGKLDPVIGRDDEIRRTIQILSRRTKNNPVLIGEPGVGKTAIVEGLAQRVVSGDVPETLKNKRLVSLDLGAMLAGAKYRGEFEDRLKAVLKEIEKAEGQIILFIDELHTLVGAGASEGAIDASNMLKPALARGTLRAVGATTLGEYQKYIEKDKALERRFQQVYVGEPSVEDTIAILRGLKERYEVHHGVRIKDAAIVAAATLSNRYITDRFLPDKAIDLIDEAASRIRIEIDSLPQEIDVLEREILQLEIEKQALGRETDEKSKARLDDIEKRIADLNERSAAMKAKWQSEKDEIEKMRTGKEQLEEAKLELERARQAGDLNRAAELQYGKIPEIEKSLEAEQTRLAELQKDGVFLKEEVDEEDVAEVVAKWTGVPVSKMLEGEMQKLIKMEENMGRRVIGQDEALEAVANAVRRARAGLQDPNRPVGSFIFLGPTGVGKTETARALAEFLFDDERAMVRLDMSEYMEKHAVARMIGAPPGYIGYEEGGQLTEAVRRRPYSVVLFDEIEKAHPDVFNVLLQILDDGRLTDSKGRVVDFKNTVLIMTSNLGSRQIQAAAENPLADRDVRQEVLQVLRDHFKPEFLNRIDDIVVFKQLGKEQIAEIIDVQLEKLRKNLDERGITITLDETARDLLISEGYDPVYGARPLKRAIQSLVQNPLAVKLLNGEIVSGQTVTVSAKDGAMVFAPADTASTAAK; encoded by the coding sequence ATGAGATTCGACAGATTCACCATACGCGGCCAAGAAGCGGTGCAGGAAGCCATAACGCTTGCCGAAAAAGCGCAGAATCAACAGGTCGAGCCTGAACATCTGCTTGCGGCGATGCTTCAGCAGGCCGAGGGCGTGGTCAAGCCCATTTTGGGTAAGATCGGCGCGAATACGCAGTCGATCGCGTCGGACACCGATGCGGCGATAAACAAGTTTCCGAAGGTTTCGGGCGGCCAGCAGTACTTCAGTTCGCGCACGAATACCATTTTTCAGGAAGCTCAGAAAGAAGCGGAGAAGATGCAGGACGAGTACATTTCGACCGAGCATCTGCTGCTTGCCATCGCGGATGAAAAAGAGGGTGACGCGGGCCGCATTCTGCGCTCGAACGGCATAAATCGCAGCGACCTCGAAAAAGTGATGACAGATATGCGCGGCGGTTCGCGCATTACGGATCAGAATGCGGAAGAAAACTTTCAGGCGCTCGAAAAATACGCGCAAGACCTTACCGAACGTGCCCGCAAAGGCAAGCTCGACCCTGTGATCGGCCGTGATGATGAGATCCGCCGGACGATACAGATACTTTCGCGCCGGACAAAGAACAATCCTGTGCTGATAGGTGAGCCCGGCGTCGGCAAGACCGCGATCGTCGAGGGCCTTGCGCAGCGGGTTGTTTCGGGCGACGTGCCGGAAACGCTGAAGAACAAACGCCTTGTCTCGCTTGACCTCGGCGCGATGCTCGCGGGTGCGAAGTACCGCGGTGAATTCGAGGATAGGTTAAAAGCCGTTCTCAAAGAGATCGAAAAGGCGGAAGGGCAGATAATCCTTTTTATTGACGAGCTGCATACGCTTGTCGGCGCGGGTGCGAGCGAAGGTGCGATAGATGCATCGAATATGCTGAAGCCCGCGCTTGCGCGCGGCACTCTGCGTGCTGTCGGTGCGACGACGCTCGGCGAATATCAAAAATATATCGAGAAGGATAAGGCTCTTGAGCGGCGCTTCCAGCAGGTTTATGTCGGCGAGCCTTCGGTTGAGGATACGATAGCGATACTTCGCGGGCTTAAAGAGCGTTACGAGGTGCATCACGGCGTACGCATCAAGGATGCGGCGATCGTTGCGGCCGCAACGCTCTCGAACCGCTACATTACGGATCGTTTCCTACCCGACAAGGCGATCGACCTGATCGACGAAGCGGCGTCACGTATCCGCATCGAGATAGACAGCCTGCCGCAGGAGATCGACGTGCTCGAACGCGAGATATTGCAGCTTGAGATCGAGAAACAGGCTCTCGGCCGCGAGACCGATGAAAAGAGCAAGGCTCGCCTTGACGACATCGAGAAACGCATCGCCGATCTGAACGAGCGTTCGGCGGCTATGAAGGCAAAGTGGCAGTCCGAGAAGGACGAGATCGAGAAGATGCGTACGGGCAAAGAGCAGCTCGAAGAGGCCAAGCTTGAGCTTGAACGTGCACGCCAAGCGGGCGACCTCAACAGGGCCGCCGAGCTTCAGTACGGTAAGATACCCGAGATCGAAAAGAGTCTTGAGGCCGAACAGACACGCCTTGCGGAGCTTCAGAAGGACGGCGTCTTCCTAAAGGAAGAGGTTGACGAAGAGGACGTTGCCGAGGTAGTGGCAAAATGGACCGGCGTTCCCGTGTCAAAAATGCTTGAGGGCGAAATGCAAAAGCTCATCAAGATGGAAGAGAATATGGGCCGCCGCGTCATCGGCCAGGACGAAGCTCTTGAGGCCGTTGCCAACGCGGTCCGCCGTGCCCGTGCGGGCCTGCAGGACCCTAATCGGCCCGTCGGCTCATTCATCTTTCTAGGCCCGACCGGCGTCGGTAAGACCGAAACGGCACGCGCGCTTGCAGAATTTCTGTTCGACGACGAACGCGCAATGGTGCGGCTCGATATGTCGGAGTATATGGAGAAACACGCGGTCGCCCGTATGATCGGTGCGCCTCCGGGATACATCGGATACGAAGAAGGAGGGCAGTTGACCGAGGCAGTACGGCGCAGGCCGTATTCGGTCGTGCTTTTCGACGAGATCGAAAAGGCCCATCCCGATGTGTTCAACGTCCTGTTGCAGATACTCGATGACGGACGCCTGACCGACAGCAAGGGCCGCGTGGTCGATTTTAAGAACACTGTGCTGATAATGACGTCGAATCTCGGTTCGCGTCAGATACAGGCGGCGGCCGAGAATCCGCTTGCCGACCGTGATGTGCGGCAGGAAGTGCTGCAGGTGCTTCGCGACCATTTCAAGCCGGAGTTCCTGAACCGGATCGACGACATTGTCGTATTCAAACAGCTCGGCAAGGAGCAGATCGCTGAGATCATCGACGTTCAGCTTGAGAAGCTGCGTAAGAATCTTGATGAGCGCGGCATCACCATAACGCTCGATGAAACGGCACGCGACCTTCTGATCAGCGAAGGCTACGATCCGGTTTATGGTGCGCGGCCGCTCAAGCGTGCGATACAGTCGCTTGTGCAAAATCCTTTGGCCGTCAAACTGCTCAACGGCGAGATCGTTTCGGGCCAGACGGTCACGGTTTCCGCAAAGGATGGTGCAATGGTATTCGCGCCCGCCGACACGGCGAGCACCGCGGCAAAGTAA
- the ftcD gene encoding glutamate formimidoyltransferase: MKKLIECVPNFSEGRDMNVIRRITDEIRRISGVKLLDVDPGATTNRTVVTFVGDPEAVVEAAFHAVKMAQELIDMRGHQGDHPRFGATDVCPLVPVSGVTMDEVADYARSLGQRIGDELGIPIYLYENAATEEKRRNLANCRDGEYEGLKEKIGSPDWKPDFGPAEFNESVARSGATAVGARDFLLAVNFNLNTTSTRRANAVAFDVREKGRPKREGNPITGKVVTDERGETVMLPGTLKGTKAIGWLIDEYGIAQVSMNITNLSETPLHVAFDEVDEKARARGLRVTGLEIVGLVPKAAIMDAGRHYLRKQQRSLGVTDAELIKIAVKSMGLDDLKPFVADEKIIEYMLAAEGKKDSLVDMTCRGFADETASESPAPGGGSISAYLGALGASLATMVANLSAHKAGWDDRWEEFSEWAVKGQAIKDDLLALVDEDTDAFNRVMAAFGLPKTTDDEKAARADAIQDATKFATEVPFRTMQRTMDSFEVIRAMAEHGNPNSVSDAGVGALCARAAVMGAYLNVKINAAGLKDRGYAADILARGADIERRAVTAESEILAIVESKMNE; the protein is encoded by the coding sequence ATGAAGAAACTGATCGAGTGCGTGCCCAATTTCAGCGAAGGCCGCGACATGAACGTGATCCGCCGGATCACTGATGAAATTCGTAGGATTTCAGGCGTAAAGCTGCTCGACGTCGATCCCGGGGCGACGACGAACCGGACCGTCGTCACGTTCGTCGGTGATCCCGAGGCTGTAGTCGAGGCGGCGTTCCATGCTGTCAAAATGGCGCAGGAATTGATCGACATGCGCGGTCATCAGGGCGATCATCCTCGTTTTGGCGCGACTGACGTTTGCCCGCTGGTGCCTGTTTCGGGGGTGACGATGGACGAGGTCGCCGACTACGCCCGCAGTCTTGGCCAACGCATCGGCGATGAACTCGGAATTCCGATCTATCTTTACGAGAATGCCGCGACCGAGGAGAAACGCCGCAACCTGGCAAACTGCCGCGATGGTGAGTACGAGGGACTGAAGGAGAAGATCGGCAGCCCTGATTGGAAACCTGATTTCGGCCCGGCAGAGTTTAACGAGAGTGTAGCCCGCTCGGGTGCGACGGCGGTCGGGGCGAGAGATTTCTTACTGGCGGTCAATTTCAACCTGAACACGACCTCGACTCGGCGGGCGAATGCGGTTGCGTTCGATGTTCGCGAAAAAGGACGGCCAAAGCGTGAAGGCAACCCGATCACCGGCAAGGTCGTCACTGACGAGCGCGGTGAAACCGTGATGCTGCCGGGAACGCTCAAGGGCACAAAAGCGATCGGCTGGCTGATCGATGAATACGGCATCGCGCAGGTGTCGATGAATATTACCAACCTTAGCGAGACGCCGCTCCACGTTGCCTTTGATGAGGTTGATGAAAAGGCTCGGGCACGCGGCCTTCGCGTCACGGGACTTGAGATCGTGGGCCTCGTGCCAAAGGCGGCGATCATGGACGCCGGACGTCATTATCTAAGAAAACAGCAACGTTCGCTCGGCGTGACTGATGCCGAGTTGATAAAGATCGCGGTCAAGTCTATGGGCCTCGACGACCTCAAGCCGTTCGTCGCGGACGAGAAGATAATCGAATATATGCTTGCAGCCGAAGGCAAAAAAGACAGCCTCGTTGATATGACCTGCCGCGGTTTTGCCGACGAGACCGCATCGGAATCCCCTGCGCCCGGCGGCGGCTCGATCTCGGCCTATTTGGGAGCGCTCGGGGCGTCGCTCGCGACGATGGTCGCCAACCTATCGGCGCATAAGGCCGGCTGGGACGACCGTTGGGAGGAATTCTCCGAGTGGGCAGTCAAAGGCCAGGCGATCAAGGACGACCTGCTCGCGCTCGTCGATGAGGACACCGATGCTTTCAACCGCGTAATGGCCGCCTTCGGCCTGCCCAAAACCACCGACGACGAAAAGGCCGCGCGGGCCGATGCGATCCAGGACGCTACCAAATTCGCGACCGAGGTGCCGTTTCGCACGATGCAGCGGACGATGGACTCTTTCGAGGTCATCCGGGCCATGGCCGAGCACGGCAACCCAAATTCTGTCTCAGACGCCGGCGTCGGCGCACTGTGCGCACGCGCGGCCGTCATGGGCGCTTACCTGAACGTCAAGATCAACGCCGCGGGCCTGAAGGACCGCGGGTATGCCGCCGACATTCTCGCCCGTGGTGCCGATATAGAGCGCCGTGCGGTCACAGCGGAATCAGAGATCCTGGCGATCGTCGAAAGCAAGATGAACGAGTGA